The region CTTTTTGCAAAAGATCGGATAAAGAATGTTTTTGCGCCGGGTATCCATGTGGTCTTTGATGTATTTTTAAAACCAATACGGTATTTCATACGTTCACCCGGCAAAAGGGTTGTCTGATAGGCGCTTGCAACAATCGCTATGCCCTGCAGTGAAGGCTGCGCTGCATTGCTCGGTTGCGCCGCATTTGCTATAGTTGCCAAAGAAAAAAGCCCGCTCGCCGCCAAAGCACAGCACAACACACTCTTACTCTTATTCCCCAAGAGATAGCGTAGTATCATGCGGGCAGTATACCCCATTTTCATGTCACTTTCCAGACGCATTGCAGCAAACACATTCCTCCAAGTTGTTGCTCGATCACTCGGCATTGTATTCGGCGTCATCGCTTTCTCCATGATGACCCGGTACTTGGGCAAGGAAGAATTCGGCGCTTTTACAACCATTACGTCATTTTTGCTTTTTTTTGGATTCATGGCCGACTTGGGGCTCTATGTTGTCACTATCCAATTATTATCTGAAAATAACCAAGATCCGCAAAAAAACTTTTCCAATCTCTTTGCCTACCGTTTTGTCACAACGACACTCCTCATTGCTCTTGCCCCGCTCGTCTCTCTTGCCTTCCCCTATCCCGCGGTGATTAAGTGGGGAATTGCGCTAACGGCATTTTCCTATTGGTGTAGTTCGTTCATCCAATTTTTCACAGCGCTGTTCCAGACGCATATTCGCATGGAAATCCCGAGTAGCGCCGATATTGCCTCGAAGCTGCTCATGATCGCAATTCTGTTTCTCACAATGCGGTATAACTGGGGGCTCTCGGGCGTTCTTTGGAGTCTTATTCTCAACAACATTCTTCAGGTTGCAATGCTCGCCATCGCATCGCGCTCATACGTACATCTCTCATTTCGTTTTGATTGGGATGTTTGGAAGGAAATATTCAAACGCAGTTGGCCCATCGCGCTTTCTATTATGTTGAATGTTATTTATCTGAAAGCCGATATCATTATTCTTTCACTTTACCGCGACCAATCCGAAGTCGGCCTCTATGGAGCGGCCTATCGGGTCATTGAGGTGCTGATTGCTCTGCCCTTTCTCTTTATTGGCCTTACCTTATCGAGTTTTGCGCGAAGTTGGTCAGAGAAAGATCGCAGCGCATTCGCACGATACTACCAAAAATCATTTGACTTCCTGGTCATGTGCGCTGCTCCGCTCGTTGTGGGGGCATTGTTTCTAGGTCCCAGTGGTATGGCATTTCTCTCCGGCAAAGCATTCGAGCAATCGGGCGAAATACTGAGAGTTCTTATTATTGCCGCGGCAACTGTTTTTCTCAGCGCGCTCTATGGAAATCTCATCAATATTATCGGCAAGCAGCGCGTAATGATCTGGGGGTATTTGTTTTCCGCACTTGTGGGTATGATCGGATATTTTCTTTTTATCCCAATGTATGGATTTTGGGCAGCTGCATGGATCACCGTCATTACTGAATTCACTATCCTCATCATTTCCGCATGCATTGTCACGCACACAACAGCAGTAACACTTTCTTTTACGAATGGATGGAAAATACTACTGGCAAGCGCGGGAATGGCCTGTGTGTTTTTTGTAGCGCAAAACCTCTACTTTGCTCTCCAGGCTTCTTTGGGTGTTGCTGCATACGGCACACTCTTATATCTCAGTGGGGCAATCAACAAGGAAATGTTTCGGTCGCTGATTGCTAAGGGCGCAACAAGAGTGGAGTTGTAATATTATTCCAAAATTATAAGCTGTCCTTCACCCGTTGGGTTATAGCCATTTTCTATTTCGAGTCCATCGATATAGCCATCACCATCAGAATCTGGGTTGTTAGGATTAGTCGCGTAGTCTTTTTCGTCTTCATCTGCCAAAAGATCTTTGTCAGAATCTTTCTTGCGACTTGCGCCTGAGTAAGTAATAGCCTGCATAGTATTCCATTCATCGGTTTTACCGGGTTTGCGGCCATAGATACCCTCAAAGGTCGCGATGCCGCGTGTTTCACTTTTGAGATTGCGGTTTTCCGCAGCTTGACGCAAACCATAGGCCATCACCATGATCGCAGCCCGATCATTGGCATTATGCATATTTGCAACACGCTTAAAAATCCGCTTAAACTGCGTTTGCGAAGTGCGTTCGGCTGCCTCATTGCGCTCGGAAGGAAATCGCCCATTTGCAATGCGAATCATGTCTTCGAGTTCTTTGTCGGAATCAGGAAGTTTGCCGTATGCTGCCTGATACGACCCCACGACTGCCGCTCGTTCACCCGCTCCCAGCCCCTTTGTATTAGAATCAACGCCATAGGTAACAAAGCTCGTAAGCGCTTCTCGCATTCCCTCGCTCAATCCTTTTAATTCAGCAGAAACTTTTCGCAGATATTTCAACTCTGTTTCCTGCTCTTTCACTTTATCCCGAAGCTGTTGTAATTCGGAAAGAATCACATCAAGCTTACGATCGGAAAGCAAGCGGACTTTTTCTTCGATCCCGCGCGCTTGTTCTTCCCTGCTTGCATCCGATTTCTCTTTCACTTCTTTCGGCTTGAGATATTTTTCCATCTCTTTTACGTCAGATGTGACATACTCCCATCCATCATCAAGGCACGAATTTGGAAACTGCTTATACTCGCCTGTTTTTGTGTTTCTCCCAAGTGTCATAACTGTTGCGCATACTTTTGGCTCTTCTTTTTTTGTGAGTACACCGGTCGTGAACTCTCCGGTTCGCTGCGCAGTGCGCCCATCAGAAGGATCAACAAGCGTCAGTTCATAGCGATAGGGTGTATTCGGCTCAAATCCTGAAATGCTTACCGACGTTGAGGGAGAACTATTCTTTTCCTGAAAAATCTGCTTTTCAATAATACTGGCTCCTGTTGATTTTTTGAAAACATTCAATTTCTGATACAGTGTGCCATCAGCCGGAGTATATCCGTAATCATAGGTAACGTACTGTGTCGTGGGATCTCCTTGATCAAACACTTTGACACTAGAAAGATGGATGGGTCCACTCGAAGAAGGGGCGGTTTTACCATCAACGATTGCAACGAGCGTGCGTATAGTCTGCTTTTCTTTAATAAAGCAGTTTAAAGTATACTTTGTCGTCACGCTTGGTGACATCGTTTGTGTACCGGAGGTTTTCCGTACGGAGGCGTTAGCACTCCATACATTACTCTGATCCCCTTCGAACACTCCGTTCTGTAAAATATCTGCATACGACTGACATGATGCTGCGTTCGTATTCCATGAAAGGCGCACGGATTCTCCTTTTTTGAGGAGATACTTATCGGCCTGGAACGACACAACAGGGGCTACAGCATTGGATTTGAGAATAACATCAACCATTGTGCCTGGTCCTGGCCCATCGGCATTGAAACACTGAATGCCGTAAAGCGTCGTATCGTCCTTTGGAATGACCGCTTCAGATCCGGATGGCTCTTTTTTTCCTGACCATCCGCCGCTTGCAGTACAGTAATCCGCCTGTGTGGAAGTCCAAGTCAAAACAACCGGCGATCCGGGATCAACGAGCGTGTTTAGCGTTGAGAGTGAAACAGTAATTGCTCCCCTCTTTCCTTGAACGGGCGAGGAAAAGCTTGATGTGGTAAATGTATCTCCAAAGCTTGTATTGATATCCTGTGTTGCTCCGTATTTATAGGCAGTAACAAGATACTTATATATTTTGTTTGGCTGGAGTTTCTTATTAAAGACTCCGGGGCTAACGTAGATTGACCTTAGTGTCCCATTTCCCTTAACCGTAGCAGACATATGGGGTGTCTGAGTGATTGAGGTATTGGGAGATTCCCAAAGCGAAATAACAATTTCACTAAACGGGTGGCTTACTTGAATCGCAAATGATCGTTCTTCTTCAGTCGCTTTTCCAAGGGCATCAAGTTTATCGAGACGAACTGAATCAATTTTATATGAAACACACTCACCCCTATAGGCTACACTCATCTTTGCTCCAGCCGCTAGGCAATCATTGCTATAGGTCTTATTATCTTTGCCACAAACCGGATCAATATAGGCAGGACAAAGAATCAATTCACTTGTTGTTGTGAAGGAGATCGGATGTGTTTTAAAGGTAGTATCCGTTTCGGTATCGTTGTGAATGTAGGCGTGGATTGTAGCTGTATAATTGGTCTCCGGTTTGAGATTTTCCACTGCTATCTCGTGGCTTGTTTGCGGATAAGATTGGGTACTGAAAGAAAACTGCGATTGTTGATTGCCTTGCTTGTACTCCACTGCACTGCCGGTTGGAACATTTGTTTTCCATGTGATAATCGCATAGGTGTCGCCGGGTTTTATAACAACATCAGAAGCCATAATCTCTGGTGCGGTAAAAAACTGTCCAGTATACGTTGCTGTTTTACTGGTAGCTCGGTCTTGCCCCTCAACGATATACTGAAACTTTCTCCCCCTTGGAAGATCATTATATCCTCCTGCTGCAAATGTCTTTTGCGTGGAAGAATAGAGATGTGACGCATATTCTTGCGATCGCGTATAGTCGCTATTCAACTGCGTTCCGGCCTCATTATATGATGTAACGCGCGTTTTAACATTGATTGCAGGACGAGAGAAAGTGACGTAGATATCCCGTGCATATTCGAGTCGCGAGCCATCCGACATAGTTGGGGTGCCCACTCTTGTTGTCTCGATTTTGAACTCGGTATCAATCGTGATGGTGCCGTTATAGGTCGCCAGATCAGCTGTGGTTGCGCCTTGTGCAGTAATCGTGTATGCATATGATTTTCCTGTCGCGGGACGCGCAGGCCCATCAAACGTAAATGTCAGTGTAGAACCCGTAATCGCCGTAGATGGAAGAAACATACTTACTTTACTTGCAAAATCGGCAGGACTTGCCGTCTGTTCATGCAAAACGATTGAGGCGACAGTAGGGGTGCGTGTAGCTTCTGCAACAACAGTGACTTTATCCGGATCTGTTGAGGTCACTTTTGCGGAAGCAATCGCAAGTTCTCCGCGCTGTTTCTGTGTGCCAGATGATCCTATAAAAGGAGTAAGGATGCGAGGTGTGCTCTTCGCGCCGCTCGCGTCAGAGCATACGAGCTGAAATCGTCCGAGTCCGATTTCTGAAGGATAAAAACTATACGAACCTGATGCTTCTTTATTCCCGAGCCAGTTTCCATCGGCGGTGCAGGATGTGGCGTCTCGTGATGACCACGTGATTGTTGCAAGCTCGCCCTCGATCAGAAACCTCTCGCCGGTTATATTGAAGGATGTAATTTCAGGCCCTGCTGCCCAAGCGCTTGAGGGTGGGAAGACAAGAAATGCTGCAAGAAGCAAAGAAATTGTTTTTTTCATATCCGATTGTTATACGTGAATAAATAAGCATTATTTAGTATACCATGCTGTCCAAGGGACATACATTCCCCACATGACACCAAAAAAAGTACGAACCGCAGACCTCTCAGCGGGTAGGCGCTTGCAGANNNNNNNNNNNNNNNNNNNNNNNNNNNNNNNNNNNNNNNNNNNNNNNNNNNNNNNNNNNNNNNNNNNNNNNNNNNNNNNNNNNNNNNNNNNNNNNNNNNNAAAAACAATGCTTCAACGGTCCATTTTGCGCATCATCTCGACAGAAAAAGGCTTGCGTACCCCATTGATACCCATACCTACGGATACTATTTTCTTGCTGAATTTGAGGCCGAGCATACCGCCATATCCGCAATCGAACGAGAGCTTTCGCTTATGAATAGCGTATTACGCCACTCTCTTGCTGTCAAAAAGACTGTTGGAAAACCTCCTGTTATTGAACGGAAGCAGGCATTCGACGCTCTGCCGGCAATGGAAGAAGTACAACCGGAATCACTCTCAGAACAACCGATTATTAGTCATACACAACAAACTCAACCGGTAAGCGCTCCTGTACTGCCGGAAACACCCGTGGTCGAATCTTCTCATGAGATTGCTCAACCCCCAGAAACAGAACCAATTCCCACTGTCACGCTCAAGACAGAACCTCAAGAAGAGACCCCCATAAAAGCATCGGAGCCAGAGCAATCTGATGCAGCTACCGCGCCAAAAGATCGGAAAAAACAAACAAAACTGAGCTATGAAGAGTTGGACAAAAGACTCGACGAGATCATTAATAATGATATTTTTTAACCAGATAGTCTATGGATCTCAATAAAGTCATGCTCATAGGCAGACTCACAAAAAATCCGGAATTGCGTTCAACGCCGAGCGGACAAAATGTTACTAGTTTCAGTGTTGCTACCAATCGCGTATTTACCGATGCGCAAGGACAGAAACAAGATCGGGCAGAGTTTCATAATATTGTTGCATGGGGTAAGCTCGCAGAAATATGCAGCCAGTATCTTGCAAAAGGACGGCGCGCCTACGTTGAGGGAAGATTGCAGACGCGGGACTGGGTAGGGCAAGACGGCGCGAGGCGCTATAGCACCGAAGTGGTTGCCGAAAATATGATTATCCTCGATTCAAAACAGGGCGGAGACCAGAGCCGATTCCAGCAAAACGCTTATGAAGGTCCGTCACCTGAACAATCTCAAAAAGGAGAGCAAGAAGAAACAACTATTGAAGAAATACCATTCTAACCTATGATCCAGCGAAAAAAGAAAGCATGTTATTTTTGCATTCATCCGACAACACCAATTGATTACAAAGATGTTGCCGTACTGCGACGCTTTATTTCATCCTACGGAAAAATTTCTCCGCGCCGCAGAAATGGAGTATGCGCAACACATCAGCGCAAATTGGCTGTTGCTATTAAGCGTGCACGTATCATGGCATTACTGCCTTTTGTCATACAATAAAAATAGGAGGCGAAATGGCACCACTCGATTCTCTCAATTCAATTAAGGTTGGGGCATACATCCTTTTCAATAACGAACCGTACCAGGTAATGACGGCGAATTTCGTGCGCATGCAGCAGCGCCAGCCGGTCATGCAGACAAAACTTAAAAACCTTATCACCGGCAAGGTTGTGGAATACAGCTTCAAGGCGGGAGAACGCCTCGAAGAGCCTGATTTGGAAAAACGAAAAGCAGACTATCTCTATACCGATCCGAGTGGGGTGTATTTTATGGACACATCGGATTTTGATCAGTTTACAATCAGTACAGATATGCTTGGCAATCGCGCACTCCTTCTGAAAGAAGGTACGCAGGTGGATGTTGTATACTTCAATGGAAACCCCATCTCCATCAGCCTTCCTCCAAAAATTGACCTCAAAGTAACATCAGCCCCACCGGCAATCAAGGGTGATACGGCAGGTAATGTGACAAAACAAGTAGAGCTCGAAACAGGGCTTTCAATCGCAACGCCTCTTTTTATCAAAGAGGGTGATACTATTCGTATCAATACGGAAACGGTTTCCTACGTCGAGCGAGTGTAAAAATCCTTACGCAACTGAGTCTGCCGTCTCGTCACTGTCGGAATCGGATAATGCGCCAACAACACTAGCGTCACCGTCTCCCTGGCGGAATTTCGCAAGTACCTCCTGGCGGATCATCTCAATGAGGTCTTTGCGAGTTGCAAGATACTGCTTGGCACTCTCGCGGCCTACGCCGATTTTTTCATCGCGATAGCTGTATGAATTACCCATTTTATTTACAACGCCATGTACAACTCCGGTCTCTAGCACATCGCCGGAAAGCGAAATGCCTTCGTTGTACATAATATCGAACTCTGCGATTTGAAAAGGCGGCGCAACTTTATTTTTTACAATTTTTGCTTTTGTACGATTGCCAATCATGCGATCGCCCTGTTTGAGTTGTGCGGTTTTTCGTATTTCAATACGAACTGAAGAATAAAACTTCAACGCGGTACCCCCGGTCGTTGTTTCAGGGTTACCAAACACGATGCCGATCTTCATGCGTGTTTGATTGATAAAAATAACGGTTGTCTTAGTTTTGGAAATGATTGCCGTGAGTTTGCGAAGCGCCTGACTCATAAGTCGCGCGTGAAGACCCATATGTGAATCTCCCATATCGCCTTCGATTTCCGCTTTGGGCGTGAGAGCTGCGACTGAATCCACAACAATAATATCGA is a window of Patescibacteria group bacterium DNA encoding:
- a CDS encoding single-stranded DNA-binding protein, with the translated sequence MDLNKVMLIGRLTKNPELRSTPSGQNVTSFSVATNRVFTDAQGQKQDRAEFHNIVAWGKLAEICSQYLAKGRRAYVEGRLQTRDWVGQDGARRYSTEVVAENMIILDSKQGGDQSRFQQNAYEGPSPEQSQKGEQEETTIEEIPF
- a CDS encoding flippase — protein: MSLSRRIAANTFLQVVARSLGIVFGVIAFSMMTRYLGKEEFGAFTTITSFLLFFGFMADLGLYVVTIQLLSENNQDPQKNFSNLFAYRFVTTTLLIALAPLVSLAFPYPAVIKWGIALTAFSYWCSSFIQFFTALFQTHIRMEIPSSADIASKLLMIAILFLTMRYNWGLSGVLWSLILNNILQVAMLAIASRSYVHLSFRFDWDVWKEIFKRSWPIALSIMLNVIYLKADIIILSLYRDQSEVGLYGAAYRVIEVLIALPFLFIGLTLSSFARSWSEKDRSAFARYYQKSFDFLVMCAAPLVVGALFLGPSGMAFLSGKAFEQSGEILRVLIIAAATVFLSALYGNLINIIGKQRVMIWGYLFSALVGMIGYFLFIPMYGFWAAAWITVITEFTILIISACIVTHTTAVTLSFTNGWKILLASAGMACVFFVAQNLYFALQASLGVAAYGTLLYLSGAINKEMFRSLIAKGATRVEL
- the recA gene encoding recombinase RecA, with protein sequence MTKQQDTTLSDKARSNAIKEALEQIRDRFGDGSIMKLGEAKKMNVDVISSGCLSIDIALGVGGFPRGRVIEIYGPESSGKTTLAQHAIAEIQKQGGLAAFVDAEHALDPEYARKIGININDLFISQPDNGEQALEIVETLVRSNAIDIIVVDSVAALTPKAEIEGDMGDSHMGLHARLMSQALRKLTAIISKTKTTVIFINQTRMKIGIVFGNPETTTGGTALKFYSSVRIEIRKTAQLKQGDRMIGNRTKAKIVKNKVAPPFQIAEFDIMYNEGISLSGDVLETGVVHGVVNKMGNSYSYRDEKIGVGRESAKQYLATRKDLIEMIRQEVLAKFRQGDGDASVVGALSDSDSDETADSVA
- a CDS encoding 30S ribosomal protein S6, which codes for KNNASTVHFAHHLDRKRLAYPIDTHTYGYYFLAEFEAEHTAISAIERELSLMNSVLRHSLAVKKTVGKPPVIERKQAFDALPAMEEVQPESLSEQPIISHTQQTQPVSAPVLPETPVVESSHEIAQPPETEPIPTVTLKTEPQEETPIKASEPEQSDAATAPKDRKKQTKLSYEELDKRLDEIINNDIF
- the rpsR gene encoding 30S ribosomal protein S18 gives rise to the protein MIQRKKKACYFCIHPTTPIDYKDVAVLRRFISSYGKISPRRRNGVCATHQRKLAVAIKRARIMALLPFVIQ
- a CDS encoding Kazal-type serine protease inhibitor domain-containing protein, producing MKKTISLLLAAFLVFPPSSAWAAGPEITSFNITGERFLIEGELATITWSSRDATSCTADGNWLGNKEASGSYSFYPSEIGLGRFQLVCSDASGAKSTPRILTPFIGSSGTQKQRGELAIASAKVTSTDPDKVTVVAEATRTPTVASIVLHEQTASPADFASKVSMFLPSTAITGSTLTFTFDGPARPATGKSYAYTITAQGATTADLATYNGTITIDTEFKIETTRVGTPTMSDGSRLEYARDIYVTFSRPAINVKTRVTSYNEAGTQLNSDYTRSQEYASHLYSSTQKTFAAGGYNDLPRGRKFQYIVEGQDRATSKTATYTGQFFTAPEIMASDVVIKPGDTYAIITWKTNVPTGSAVEYKQGNQQSQFSFSTQSYPQTSHEIAVENLKPETNYTATIHAYIHNDTETDTTFKTHPISFTTTSELILCPAYIDPVCGKDNKTYSNDCLAAGAKMSVAYRGECVSYKIDSVRLDKLDALGKATEEERSFAIQVSHPFSEIVISLWESPNTSITQTPHMSATVKGNGTLRSIYVSPGVFNKKLQPNKIYKYLVTAYKYGATQDINTSFGDTFTTSSFSSPVQGKRGAITVSLSTLNTLVDPGSPVVLTWTSTQADYCTASGGWSGKKEPSGSEAVIPKDDTTLYGIQCFNADGPGPGTMVDVILKSNAVAPVVSFQADKYLLKKGESVRLSWNTNAASCQSYADILQNGVFEGDQSNVWSANASVRKTSGTQTMSPSVTTKYTLNCFIKEKQTIRTLVAIVDGKTAPSSSGPIHLSSVKVFDQGDPTTQYVTYDYGYTPADGTLYQKLNVFKKSTGASIIEKQIFQEKNSSPSTSVSISGFEPNTPYRYELTLVDPSDGRTAQRTGEFTTGVLTKKEEPKVCATVMTLGRNTKTGEYKQFPNSCLDDGWEYVTSDVKEMEKYLKPKEVKEKSDASREEQARGIEEKVRLLSDRKLDVILSELQQLRDKVKEQETELKYLRKVSAELKGLSEGMREALTSFVTYGVDSNTKGLGAGERAAVVGSYQAAYGKLPDSDKELEDMIRIANGRFPSERNEAAERTSQTQFKRIFKRVANMHNANDRAAIMVMAYGLRQAAENRNLKSETRGIATFEGIYGRKPGKTDEWNTMQAITYSGASRKKDSDKDLLADEDEKDYATNPNNPDSDGDGYIDGLEIENGYNPTGEGQLIILE
- the efp gene encoding elongation factor P, coding for MAPLDSLNSIKVGAYILFNNEPYQVMTANFVRMQQRQPVMQTKLKNLITGKVVEYSFKAGERLEEPDLEKRKADYLYTDPSGVYFMDTSDFDQFTISTDMLGNRALLLKEGTQVDVVYFNGNPISISLPPKIDLKVTSAPPAIKGDTAGNVTKQVELETGLSIATPLFIKEGDTIRINTETVSYVERV